A genome region from Hymenobacter tibetensis includes the following:
- a CDS encoding peptidoglycan DD-metalloendopeptidase family protein, translated as MKQFLPVLAFTALSASAQSVAPAGGGSYLPTPGACLTPTQHARIDSMLDTNIRTLTQRGILPGPANRPATVPLSWPLRQAAGFSYNSIYGISNFVDRNAAYPNQLLDWNCGTRTYDTAAGYNHGGLDVFLWPFDMNMMASGQAEIVAATAGVIIAKSDGNFDMNCAFNSANWNAVYVQNADGSVCWYGHMKSGSLTTKAVGASVAQGEFLGTVGSSGSSTGPHLHFEVHAANGTVIDPYAGTCSPGATSWATQKPYYEPTINTLMTHSAPPVLATCPAPHTPNTSSNFAPGARIYLAAYYHDQQAGQLTTYTVYRPDNTVFATWTHSITPAHYAASYWYWNYVLPTNAPVGNWRFTATFQGSTVTQNFTVGIPSATAAASRQAAFTLYPNPARRQVTLELAAPPVAGAVVVRNQLGQVVSQRLLTTHKLELALPEVPGLYLVTLPTTYGPVTQKLLVE; from the coding sequence ATGAAGCAATTTTTACCTGTTCTTGCCTTCACTGCACTATCAGCTAGTGCGCAGAGTGTGGCCCCCGCTGGTGGTGGCAGCTACCTGCCAACTCCCGGCGCGTGCCTCACTCCTACCCAGCATGCGCGCATTGATAGTATGCTGGACACTAACATCCGCACGCTTACCCAGCGTGGTATTCTGCCCGGCCCCGCCAACCGCCCTGCTACCGTGCCGCTCAGCTGGCCCCTGCGGCAAGCAGCTGGCTTCAGCTACAACAGCATCTATGGCATTTCCAACTTCGTTGACCGCAACGCCGCCTACCCCAATCAACTGCTGGACTGGAATTGTGGTACCCGCACCTACGATACGGCTGCGGGCTACAACCATGGGGGCCTTGACGTATTTCTGTGGCCTTTTGATATGAATATGATGGCCAGCGGGCAGGCTGAAATAGTAGCGGCCACCGCGGGGGTTATCATCGCCAAATCGGATGGTAATTTCGACATGAACTGCGCCTTCAACAGCGCCAACTGGAACGCCGTATACGTGCAGAACGCCGACGGATCGGTGTGTTGGTACGGGCATATGAAAAGCGGCTCGCTCACCACCAAAGCCGTGGGAGCTAGCGTTGCACAGGGCGAGTTTTTGGGAACTGTCGGTAGCTCGGGTAGTTCCACCGGTCCGCACCTGCACTTCGAGGTGCACGCCGCTAATGGCACCGTCATCGACCCTTACGCTGGTACATGTAGCCCAGGGGCAACCTCCTGGGCCACTCAGAAGCCCTATTATGAGCCCACCATCAACACCCTGATGACCCACTCGGCGCCGCCAGTACTTGCTACGTGCCCGGCTCCTCACACGCCCAACACCAGCAGCAACTTTGCGCCCGGTGCGCGCATATATTTGGCGGCCTACTACCACGACCAGCAGGCGGGCCAGCTGACCACCTATACCGTTTACCGGCCTGATAATACCGTATTTGCCACTTGGACGCATAGCATCACTCCTGCTCACTATGCTGCTTCTTACTGGTACTGGAACTACGTGCTGCCCACGAATGCTCCCGTTGGCAACTGGCGGTTTACGGCAACGTTTCAGGGCAGTACAGTCACGCAAAATTTCACAGTTGGCATCCCTTCGGCTACGGCGGCAGCCAGCCGGCAAGCAGCCTTTACGCTGTACCCTAATCCGGCACGGCGGCAGGTTACCCTAGAGCTGGCAGCTCCTCCGGTCGCCGGCGCGGTGGTTGTCCGCAACCAGTTGGGGCAGGTTGTCAGCCAACGGCTGCTTACAACCCACAAGCTTGAACTGGCATTACCCGAAGTACCAGGCTTATACCTAGTTACGTTGCCCACAACTTATGGCCCCGTTACACAAAAGCTATTAGTAGAGTAG
- a CDS encoding metal-dependent hydrolase, whose protein sequence is MASVFGHTALGATLGVLLLPERRHWRWWVVAAACAFLPDADVVGFKFQVPYAGLWGHRGLTHSFLAAAVVASLLTSLYGMRRPATAPSLGRLWVLLFLATASHGILDAMTTGGLGVAFFSPFNVQRYFFGFRPIQVSPIGIRNFAGERALRVLSSEVVWVGLPCLLLLLLNRSVRPWRQPLGR, encoded by the coding sequence ATGGCTTCTGTTTTCGGGCATACAGCGCTTGGCGCAACGTTGGGTGTACTCCTGCTTCCCGAACGACGCCACTGGCGCTGGTGGGTGGTGGCGGCAGCCTGCGCCTTCCTGCCCGATGCGGACGTTGTCGGGTTTAAATTTCAGGTTCCGTATGCCGGCTTGTGGGGGCACCGTGGCCTGACCCACTCCTTTCTCGCTGCTGCTGTAGTGGCTTCTCTGCTGACGAGCTTGTATGGTATGCGGCGCCCTGCCACTGCTCCGTCACTCGGGCGGCTATGGGTGCTGTTGTTTCTAGCTACCGCGTCGCATGGTATACTGGATGCCATGACGACGGGCGGCCTAGGGGTAGCATTTTTCAGCCCGTTCAACGTGCAGCGCTACTTCTTCGGTTTTCGCCCTATTCAGGTATCTCCTATTGGCATTCGCAATTTTGCCGGCGAACGGGCATTGCGCGTCTTGAGTAGCGAAGTAGTTTGGGTGGGCCTGCCCTGCTTGCTGCTGTTGTTATTGAACAGAAGCGTGAGGCCTTGGCGCCAACCTTTAGGGCGCTGA